The Anastrepha ludens isolate Willacy chromosome 2, idAnaLude1.1, whole genome shotgun sequence genome contains a region encoding:
- the LOC128855821 gene encoding M-phase inducer phosphatase isoform X2 — protein MQWDTIEEEAIGEMDLTSQMPHGLEPGAVSVAAAGNNNASPRRTHNLSIMNTMAHSGIDYQLSFYDDDERINEAVPRLPSTTIGMPRMRPLLSPEGSPCRFQFAARSRMQRNRRDANANGENVRNRPSIASRLQKLQNANTQGSNTAQAPSKSLRIFHSLSSDSRGSSSMEEDDMELFDMESMQHSAQSSNSMPKVPSDLDSLFIGQIKNFFSPAHRPDDEQSELVDPLRTPEMRRPPVRRCLSMTDNYPVSPNTPETLLRQVQETATSPFGLNLLTTHRSNGTISYSFKRPEPPSKTNSPVQIKRHRTQAEKENLDDSLTTMLVASPQQVKVPSHPPPLRKSMSMNDADIMSAIARSENKDEPQLIGDFSKPHVLPLMEGRHRDLKSISCNTMARLLRGEFSDVVSSYRVIDCRYPYEYAGGHIRGAENLYTHEQIIGEFASQQKTAVEQQSQTATDNRRNIIIFHCEFSSERGPKLSRFLRSTDRERNTNCYPALDYPEIYLLHNGYKEFYEQYSELCDPIAYCPMLEPAYNSEYRQFRSKSKSWNGDGLGGATGRLKKSRSRLML, from the exons ATGCAGTGGGATACAATCGAGGAGGAGGCTATCGGAGAAATGGATCTTACAAG TCAAATGCCACACGGCCTGGAACCGGGCGCTGTCTCCGTCGCTGCCGCTGGCAACAATAACGCTTCCCCCCGCCGCACACATAATCTTAGCATAATGAACACCATGGCGCACAGCGGCATTGATTACCAGTTGTCCTTTTACGACGATGACGAACGGATTAACGAGGCAGTACCGCGCTTGCCTTCCACCACTATCGGCATGCCCCGAATGAGACCCTTACTCTCACCGGAAGGATCGCCATGCCGCTTCCAGTTCGCAGCGAGGTCCAGAATGCAGAGAAATCGTCGGGATGCTAACGCCAATGGTGAGAACGTCCGCAATCGTCCATCAATTGCATCACGCCTACAGAAGCTACAAAATGCCAACACCCAGGGCAGCAACACTGCTCAAGCACCCTCAAAAAGCTTGCGCATATTCCACAGCTTATCGTCTGATTCGCGGGGGTCATCATCAATGGAAGAGGACGATATGGAATTATTTGACATGGAATCGATGCAACATTCCGCACAGTCATCGAATTCAATGCCAAAAGTGCCCAGCGATTTAGACTCATTGTTTATTGGGCAAATCAAGAATTTCTTTTCACCCGCCCACCGACCAGACGACGAGCAATCAGAACTAGTGGATCCACTGAGAACGCCCGAAATGCGTCGACCACCAGTGCGCCGCTGTTTGAGCATGACTGACAACTACCCAGTGTCACCAAATACGCCTGAAACGTTGCTACGACAAGTACAAGAAACTGCCACAAGTCCTTTCGGGCTCAATTTGTTAACTACCCATCGCAGCAATGGCACCATCAGCTATAGTTTTAAGCGTCCCGAACCACCATCGAAGACCAATTCACCTGTGCAAATTAAACGTCATCGCACGCAAGCCGAAAAAGAGAATCTCGACGACTCGTTGACAACTATGCTGGTGGCTTCACCACAACAAGTCAAAGTGCCAAGCCACCCCCCGCCATTGCGCAAGAGTATGTCAATGAATGATGCCGACATCATGTCTGCGATAGCACGTTCCGAAAACAAGGATGAACCGCAATTGATCGGTGACTTCAGCAAACCCCATGTCTTGCCACTGATGGAGGGACGCCATCGTGATCTCAAATCGATCTCGTGCAATACCATGGCACGTCTGCTGCGTGGCGAATTCAGCGATGTTGTGTCCTCCTATCGCGTTATCGATTGCCGTTATCCCTATGAGTACGCAGGTGGTCACATACGTGGCGCCGAAAATCTGTACACACACGAACAGATAATCGGCGAGTTCGCGTCGCAACAAAAGACTGCAGTGGAGCAACAAAGCCAAACAGCCACTGATAATCGTCGCAACATCATTATATTCCATTGCGAGTTTTCATCGGAACGTGGACCGAAATTGTCGCGGTTTCTGCGCAGCACCGATCGCGAACGCAACACCAATTGCTATCCAGCACTCGACTACCCCGAGATCTACTTGCTGCACAATGGCTACAAAGAGTTCTACGAACAGTATTCGGAGTTGTGCGATCCCATTGCGTACTGTCCCATGTTAGAGCCTGCGTATAACAGTGAATATCGTCAATTTCGCTCCAAGTCCAAGTCATGGAACGGCGATGGATTGGGTGGCGCAACTGGACGCCTAAAGAAGTCGCGTTCACGACTAATGCTGTAA
- the LOC128855821 gene encoding M-phase inducer phosphatase isoform X1, protein MTSTVWFFSYSTASAHTNINDANFWFCFQMPHGLEPGAVSVAAAGNNNASPRRTHNLSIMNTMAHSGIDYQLSFYDDDERINEAVPRLPSTTIGMPRMRPLLSPEGSPCRFQFAARSRMQRNRRDANANGENVRNRPSIASRLQKLQNANTQGSNTAQAPSKSLRIFHSLSSDSRGSSSMEEDDMELFDMESMQHSAQSSNSMPKVPSDLDSLFIGQIKNFFSPAHRPDDEQSELVDPLRTPEMRRPPVRRCLSMTDNYPVSPNTPETLLRQVQETATSPFGLNLLTTHRSNGTISYSFKRPEPPSKTNSPVQIKRHRTQAEKENLDDSLTTMLVASPQQVKVPSHPPPLRKSMSMNDADIMSAIARSENKDEPQLIGDFSKPHVLPLMEGRHRDLKSISCNTMARLLRGEFSDVVSSYRVIDCRYPYEYAGGHIRGAENLYTHEQIIGEFASQQKTAVEQQSQTATDNRRNIIIFHCEFSSERGPKLSRFLRSTDRERNTNCYPALDYPEIYLLHNGYKEFYEQYSELCDPIAYCPMLEPAYNSEYRQFRSKSKSWNGDGLGGATGRLKKSRSRLML, encoded by the exons ATGACGTCTACCGTGTGGTTCTTCAGCTACAGCACAGCCAGCGCGCACACTAATATCAATGAcgcaaatttttggttttgttt TCAAATGCCACACGGCCTGGAACCGGGCGCTGTCTCCGTCGCTGCCGCTGGCAACAATAACGCTTCCCCCCGCCGCACACATAATCTTAGCATAATGAACACCATGGCGCACAGCGGCATTGATTACCAGTTGTCCTTTTACGACGATGACGAACGGATTAACGAGGCAGTACCGCGCTTGCCTTCCACCACTATCGGCATGCCCCGAATGAGACCCTTACTCTCACCGGAAGGATCGCCATGCCGCTTCCAGTTCGCAGCGAGGTCCAGAATGCAGAGAAATCGTCGGGATGCTAACGCCAATGGTGAGAACGTCCGCAATCGTCCATCAATTGCATCACGCCTACAGAAGCTACAAAATGCCAACACCCAGGGCAGCAACACTGCTCAAGCACCCTCAAAAAGCTTGCGCATATTCCACAGCTTATCGTCTGATTCGCGGGGGTCATCATCAATGGAAGAGGACGATATGGAATTATTTGACATGGAATCGATGCAACATTCCGCACAGTCATCGAATTCAATGCCAAAAGTGCCCAGCGATTTAGACTCATTGTTTATTGGGCAAATCAAGAATTTCTTTTCACCCGCCCACCGACCAGACGACGAGCAATCAGAACTAGTGGATCCACTGAGAACGCCCGAAATGCGTCGACCACCAGTGCGCCGCTGTTTGAGCATGACTGACAACTACCCAGTGTCACCAAATACGCCTGAAACGTTGCTACGACAAGTACAAGAAACTGCCACAAGTCCTTTCGGGCTCAATTTGTTAACTACCCATCGCAGCAATGGCACCATCAGCTATAGTTTTAAGCGTCCCGAACCACCATCGAAGACCAATTCACCTGTGCAAATTAAACGTCATCGCACGCAAGCCGAAAAAGAGAATCTCGACGACTCGTTGACAACTATGCTGGTGGCTTCACCACAACAAGTCAAAGTGCCAAGCCACCCCCCGCCATTGCGCAAGAGTATGTCAATGAATGATGCCGACATCATGTCTGCGATAGCACGTTCCGAAAACAAGGATGAACCGCAATTGATCGGTGACTTCAGCAAACCCCATGTCTTGCCACTGATGGAGGGACGCCATCGTGATCTCAAATCGATCTCGTGCAATACCATGGCACGTCTGCTGCGTGGCGAATTCAGCGATGTTGTGTCCTCCTATCGCGTTATCGATTGCCGTTATCCCTATGAGTACGCAGGTGGTCACATACGTGGCGCCGAAAATCTGTACACACACGAACAGATAATCGGCGAGTTCGCGTCGCAACAAAAGACTGCAGTGGAGCAACAAAGCCAAACAGCCACTGATAATCGTCGCAACATCATTATATTCCATTGCGAGTTTTCATCGGAACGTGGACCGAAATTGTCGCGGTTTCTGCGCAGCACCGATCGCGAACGCAACACCAATTGCTATCCAGCACTCGACTACCCCGAGATCTACTTGCTGCACAATGGCTACAAAGAGTTCTACGAACAGTATTCGGAGTTGTGCGATCCCATTGCGTACTGTCCCATGTTAGAGCCTGCGTATAACAGTGAATATCGTCAATTTCGCTCCAAGTCCAAGTCATGGAACGGCGATGGATTGGGTGGCGCAACTGGACGCCTAAAGAAGTCGCGTTCACGACTAATGCTGTAA